From a region of the Lactuca sativa cultivar Salinas chromosome 4, Lsat_Salinas_v11, whole genome shotgun sequence genome:
- the LOC111894431 gene encoding chaperone protein dnaJ 15 isoform X1 — protein sequence MGGSKTEGATSSSIPLITNRRDPYEVLSVSRDASDQEIKSAYRKLALKYHPDKNASNPEASELFKEVAYSYSILSDPEKRRQYDNAGFEAIDAEGMDMEIDLSNLGTVNTMFAALFSKLGVPIKTTISANVLEEALNGTVTVRPLPIGTSVSGKVEKQCAHFFGVTISEEQAQSGIVVRVSSAAQSKFKLLYFEQDNGGGYSLALQEDSDKTGKVTSAGMYFLHFQVYRMDSTVNALAMAKDPEAAFFKRLEGLQPCEVSELKSGTHIFAVYGDNFFKTASYTIEAICATTYQDTTVKLKDIEQQILRKRTELRHFETEYRQALQRYQEVTNRYTQEKQNVDELLKQRDSIQSSFTVGRSVVLGGGSSQFSSNGTGGSNSKVSGGEAETSSSPIGEEDGKAYNNNNNNNNNNNNNNNNNNNNNNNNNNNKKKWFNLNLKTSSSSDKKTTG from the exons ATGGGAGGTTCGAAGACGGAAGGGGCGACCTCTTCCTCAATCCCTTTAATTACAAATCGTAGAGACCCATATGAGGTTTTGAGTGTTTCAAGAGATGCTTCTGATCAGGAGATTAAATCTGCTTACagaaaacttgctctcaa ATATCATCCTGACAAAAACGCTAGTAATCCTGAAGCCTCAGAGCTATTCAAGGAGGTTGCCTATTCTTACAGCATTCTATCCGATCCAGAAAAAAGAAGGCAATATGATAATGCAGGATTTGAG GCTATTGATGCTGAAGGAATGGACATGGAAATCGATCTATCAAACCTTGGAACTGTGAATACAATGTTTGCAGCTTTATTCAG TAAGCTTGGAGTCCCTATTAAGACAACGATTTCAGCCAATGTTCTTGAAGAAGCTTTAAATGGGACAGTTACAGTTAGACCTCTTCCAATAGGAACATCAGTTAGTGGAAAG GTAGAAAAACAATGTGCTCATTTTTTTGGTGTTACAATAAGTGAGGAACAAGCTCAATCAGGGATAGTTGTTAGAGTTTCTTCAGCTGCACAAAGCAAATTTAAG CTGCTTTATTTTGAGCAAGATAATGGTGGAGGCTATAGTCTGGCATTGCAG GAAGACAGTGACAAGACTGGGAAGGTGACATCAGCAGGAATGTATTTCCTTCATTTTCAAGTTTACAGAATGGATTCCACTGTTAATGCC TTAGCAATGGCCAAGGATCCTGAAGCCGCTTTCTTTAAAAGATTGGAAGGTCTTCAACCATGCGAGGTCTCAGAACTAAAATCCGGAACTCACATATTTGCCGTTTATG GAGATAATTTTTTCAAAACCGCATCGTATACAATAGAGGCCATTTGTGCGACAACATACCAAGACACAACTGTTAAACTCAAGGACATTGAGCAGCAAATTTTAAGAAAAAGAACCGAGTTACGCCACTTTGAGACCGAGTACAGACAG GCTTTGCAACGATATCAAGAAGTGACCAACCGATACACCCAGGAAAAGCAAAAT GTGGATGAGCTTTTAAAACAAAGAGACAGTATCCAGTCATCATTTACAGTAGGCAGATCGGTGGTTTTAGGAGGTGGTAGCAGTCAATTTAGTAGCAATGGAACAGGAGGAAGTAATAGTAAAGTTAGTGGTGGTGAAGCTGAAACCAGCAGCAGTCCAATTGGTGAAGAAGATGGAAAggcttataataataataataataataataataataataataataataataataataataataataataataataataataataataacaagaaGAAATGGTTTAATCTCAACCTCAAAACCTCATCCTCCTCCGATAAGAAAACCACCGGTTGA
- the LOC111894431 gene encoding chaperone protein dnaJ 15 isoform X2: MGGSKTEGATSSSIPLITNRRDPYEVLSVSRDASDQEIKSAYRKLALKYHPDKNASNPEASELFKEVAYSYSILSDPEKRRQYDNAGFEAIDAEGMDMEIDLSNLGTVNTMFAALFSKLGVPIKTTISANVLEEALNGTVTVRPLPIGTSVSGKVEKQCAHFFGVTISEEQAQSGIVVRVSSAAQSKFKLLYFEQDNGGGYSLALQEDSDKTGKVTSAGMYFLHFQVYRMDSTVNALAMAKDPEAAFFKRLEGLQPCEVSELKSGTHIFAVYGDNFFKTASYTIEAICATTYQDTTVKLKDIEQQILRKRTELRHFETEYRQALQRYQEVTNRYTQEKQNVDELLKQRDSIQSSFTVGRSVVLGGGSSQFSSNGTGGSNSKVSGGEAETSSSPIGEEDGKAYNNNNNNNNNNNNNNNKKKWFNLNLKTSSSSDKKTTG; encoded by the exons ATGGGAGGTTCGAAGACGGAAGGGGCGACCTCTTCCTCAATCCCTTTAATTACAAATCGTAGAGACCCATATGAGGTTTTGAGTGTTTCAAGAGATGCTTCTGATCAGGAGATTAAATCTGCTTACagaaaacttgctctcaa ATATCATCCTGACAAAAACGCTAGTAATCCTGAAGCCTCAGAGCTATTCAAGGAGGTTGCCTATTCTTACAGCATTCTATCCGATCCAGAAAAAAGAAGGCAATATGATAATGCAGGATTTGAG GCTATTGATGCTGAAGGAATGGACATGGAAATCGATCTATCAAACCTTGGAACTGTGAATACAATGTTTGCAGCTTTATTCAG TAAGCTTGGAGTCCCTATTAAGACAACGATTTCAGCCAATGTTCTTGAAGAAGCTTTAAATGGGACAGTTACAGTTAGACCTCTTCCAATAGGAACATCAGTTAGTGGAAAG GTAGAAAAACAATGTGCTCATTTTTTTGGTGTTACAATAAGTGAGGAACAAGCTCAATCAGGGATAGTTGTTAGAGTTTCTTCAGCTGCACAAAGCAAATTTAAG CTGCTTTATTTTGAGCAAGATAATGGTGGAGGCTATAGTCTGGCATTGCAG GAAGACAGTGACAAGACTGGGAAGGTGACATCAGCAGGAATGTATTTCCTTCATTTTCAAGTTTACAGAATGGATTCCACTGTTAATGCC TTAGCAATGGCCAAGGATCCTGAAGCCGCTTTCTTTAAAAGATTGGAAGGTCTTCAACCATGCGAGGTCTCAGAACTAAAATCCGGAACTCACATATTTGCCGTTTATG GAGATAATTTTTTCAAAACCGCATCGTATACAATAGAGGCCATTTGTGCGACAACATACCAAGACACAACTGTTAAACTCAAGGACATTGAGCAGCAAATTTTAAGAAAAAGAACCGAGTTACGCCACTTTGAGACCGAGTACAGACAG GCTTTGCAACGATATCAAGAAGTGACCAACCGATACACCCAGGAAAAGCAAAAT GTGGATGAGCTTTTAAAACAAAGAGACAGTATCCAGTCATCATTTACAGTAGGCAGATCGGTGGTTTTAGGAGGTGGTAGCAGTCAATTTAGTAGCAATGGAACAGGAGGAAGTAATAGTAAAGTTAGTGGTGGTGAAGCTGAAACCAGCAGCAGTCCAATTGGTGAAGAAGATGGAAAggctt ataataataataataataataataataataataataataataataacaagaaGAAATGGTTTAATCTCAACCTCAAAACCTCATCCTCCTCCGATAAGAAAACCACCGGTTGA